One stretch of Vulpes lagopus strain Blue_001 chromosome 12, ASM1834538v1, whole genome shotgun sequence DNA includes these proteins:
- the HEATR9 gene encoding protein HEATR9 — protein sequence MAYKKSADIFDISRSMFKYPWLEYPERTKELRKAMAPVHLPLSCYQMPKEEFPPSPECWRQHPSKPHSVPHCYFKKPEIYTHWHILYDQRQEREAQKMLWKMRDHPRQLKEDTPIQKFHLPMSKLTIKSQMGSKPSDPTGDPLKWQRLKDLTKSLESPREHEQFYAAQALGCLGVNDKFIMEALWQVAQTGPEKVKYEACRSLAMLGCLNKHVIQVLIKQLKGQNEEQRMDSLTGLRAALNTWASVPKDKRTQVGDEEKLVPVLQMLINKSSNEAAVEAALCLGFLRPCSNTAQEYLLQCLSQGSKTQQMKALRMLVKMMHINTATVIRAILDQLCHSSVLEHRFEATQMLKTIGLQQIRAQGLEGSTFDLLWRKTYNEPFLAMRQAVAETVEELKMKPTMMNLVEAQLMNSNATARQEAVISLGVLGIRSPKVFHLLLDMLDAEKSQAVKKSLEETLTLVASIDPWIKNKLKNKVLFVYEALKTNEEAGPTRFRKEPENLEELNIQDFQLVQLNPLFIAKSRATSDQEKNSAFLPHFSKPRHKAQATGPWVPKIRKQLQILAKTSK from the exons ATGGCCTACAAAAAATCAGCTGATATTTTTGACATCTCCAGGTCGATGTTCAAGTACCCATGGCTGGAATATCCAGAGAGGACCAAAG aactcagaaaagccATGGCTCCTGTTCACCTGCCCTTGTCCTGCTACCAG ATGCCAAAGGAAGAGTTTCCCCCAAGCCCAGAGTGCTGGAGGCAGCACCCAAGCAAGCCACATTCAGTGCCTCACTGCTACTTCAAGAAGCCTGAGATCTACACACACTGGCACATTCTATACGATCAGCGACAAGAACGGGAGGCCCAGAAAATGTTGTGGAAAATGAGAGATCACCCTAG GCAACTCAAAGAGGACACACCTATCCAAAAATTCCATCTCCCTATGAGCAAGTTAACTATAAAATCTCAGATGGGATCCAAGCCCTCAGACCCTACTGGGGACCCCCTGAAGTGGCAAAGATTAAAG GATCTCACAAAAAGCCTGGAATCTcccagagagcatgagcagttcTATGCAGCACAG GCTCTGGGGTGTCTGGGCGTCAATGACAAGTTTATCATGGAGGCACTGTGGCAAGTG GCCCAAACTGGTCCAGAGAAAGTGAAGTATGAGGCCTGTCGAAGCCTGGCCATGCTGG GTTGCCTGAATAAGCATGTGATCCAGGTTCTCATTAAACAGTTGAAGGGGCAAAATGAGGAGCAAAGGATGGATTCTCTGACAGGGCTACGAGCGGCTTTAAACACCTGGGCTTCTGTCCCCAAAGACAAG AGGACTCAAGTCGGGGATGAAGAAAAGTTGGTACCTGTGCTGCAGATGCTGATAAATAAGTCATCGAATGAAGCAGCCGTGGAGGCAGCCCTGTGCTTGGGTTTCCTGCGGCCCTGCAGCAACACAGCCCAAGAGTACTTGCTGCAGTGCCTGAGCCAAGGATCAAAAACCCAGCAGATGAAG GCACTTAGGATGCTGGTGAAGATGATGCATATAAACACAGCCACAGTCATCAGGGCCATCCTAGACCAGCTGTGCCATTCTAGTGTTCTGGAG CACCGCTTtgaagccacccagatgctcaaGACCATTGGGCTGCAACAGATCCGGGCACAAGGGCTGGAGGGATCCACATTTGACCTGCTCTGGAGGAAGACGTATAATGAACCTTTCCTT GCTATGAGGCAGGCTGTGGCTGAAACCGTGGAAGAGCTCAAGATGAAGCCTACGATGATGAACTTGGTGGAGGC GCAACTGATGAACTCAAATGCCACTGCACGCCAGGAAGCAGTCATCTCTTTG GGTGTCCTGGGGATCCGCAGCCCCAAAGTGTTCCACTTGCTCCTGGACATGCTAGACGCAGAGAAGAGCCAGGCTGTAAAGAAAAGT CTAGAAGAAACATTAACTCTGGTGGCTTCAATTGATCCCTGGATCAAAAACAAGCTGAAGAACAAGGTTCTCTTTGTATACGAGGCACTTAAGACTAATGAGGAGGCAGGGCCTACAAGGTTCCGGAAAGAGCCTGAGAACCTAGAAGAGTTAAATATCCAAGACTTTCAACTTGTACAGCTGAACCCCTTGTTTATTGCAAAGTCCAGAGCCACATCAGACCAAGAGAAAAA CTCTGCCTTCCTACCCCATTTCTCTAAACCAAGACACAAGGCACAGGCCACAGGGCCCTGGGTGCCAAAGATCAGGAAACAGCTCCAGATCCTTGCTAAAACCTCCAAATAG